One window of Bactrocera tryoni isolate S06 chromosome 2, CSIRO_BtryS06_freeze2, whole genome shotgun sequence genomic DNA carries:
- the LOC120767321 gene encoding GATOR complex protein Wdr59 — MSPTSESAAAGGNSIRGRERENAHIIQQSNKCYEHRELQATAMSVDYTGQWVLLAGRRHLALQRLGQDDGTLREFQRNSKYEVSAAEFATLPNRQEYCAIATSEHIDVVTWGAADMQHYHSLRGHTRMVTDIDWHSKNSNLLVSCSIDTFSHIWDLRDPRKPTLSLSAVCMSGATQVGFNRVSGHLLAAAHDGDLRIWDMRKGSCPVHYITAHLNRVHGINWSHLRETCLATASQDGTVKYFDVNNPRRAEKIITMSSPVWRARYTPIGNGLVSIVVPAMGRGENSLLLWSNNKQTDPVCSFVGHTDVILDFEWRPNRENTSEIELVTWSRDRSLRVWKIDDMMLKLCEPDFDSNEVCDTPDSFADTPTKFQPIHSSSLYQPTLSLTRAGAASLPSESSDSLTIPTLSRSPPPPMRKEETHIARSLTDQPTCSLHHEFSLLNRNMPHVEVDLLDAIKRFAVFKISAGGHVVVLQTVFPTEYPSPNIGPEFSFCEGTTLHEQLSAVLLKTLRTNALQRVKKSRTCVEQCLRALVGAMKKSVGGVTDKSQLRLQSPRLEGALSGALHDACIPYPRTSGVNFNTTGLLVTFAQAPNVKRLTLRHQNTTPRTFSAISGGVLLGNVFNTHRDSNASFYLQDRMSAKHTKNRSMQKQTNATPIVHIYEACKLLNISCEMAKEFSLDKRNLRATCRRNRQVCETYGRYDLVPIWTLAELIAKPNIPNETKYETLFYKDPFKKFLLEALIMHFASAGDLQTAVMLACLFHKCSSTAGDLGDLMLTTTQCYQHTNKLQQLNNTSPYHTVLPIDYQASHPKSNSALAVNVHLKQLRSNSWSDSLDWVDSKNCNSDSYSCSLIRRTKMPLFDHFKKVYADILFGWQLLTKRSLILKHTMFSQSQPHGVEFVTECTGCNKIKRTPSCTSCKRPVLFCQLCNLPVKGAANACLACGHGGHMVHMMQWFKKHSICASGCGCNCLKQTAALLALMN, encoded by the exons atgtcaCCAACTTCGGAATCTGCAGCGGCTGGTGGCAACAGTATCCGTGGCCGCGAGCGTGAAAATGCACATATTATCCAGCAGAGCAACAAGTGTTATGAACACCGGGAACTGCAGGCTACTGCAATGTCTGTCGACTATACAGGCCAGTGGGTTTTGTTGGCTGGTCGACGCCACTTGGCATTGCAACGTCTCGGCCAGGATGATGGTACACTACGAGAATTCCAAAGAAATTCTAAATATGAAGTATCCGCAGCTGAATTCGCAACACTACCAAATCGGCAGGAATATTGTGCGATCGCA ACCAGCGAACACATTGATGTTGTTACATGGGGTGCTGCAGACATGCAGCATTATCATTCATTGCGTGGTCACACACGCATGGTTACCGATATTGATTGGCATAGCAAAAATAGCAACCTACTGGTCAGCTGTTCAATTGATACATTTTCACACATTTGGGATTTGCGTGATCCCCGCAAGCCAACACTGTCCTTGAGTGCAGTTTGCATGT CTGGCGCAACACAAGTTGGTTTCAATCGTGTTTCGGGTCATCTATTAGCGGCGGCACATGACGGCGATCTTCGCATATGGGATATGCGTAAGGGTTCGTGTCCTGTACACTATATCACAGCGCATTTGAACAG AGTGCATGGCATCAATTGGAGTCATTTGCGTGAAACTTGCTTAGCTACCGCTAGTCAAGATGGCACAGTAAAGTACTTCGATGTAAATAATCCACGGCGTGCAGAGAAAATTATAACAATGTCATCGCCTGTGTGGCGAGCTCGTTATACC CCTATAGGCAACGGTTTGGTTAGCATTGTTGTGCCCGCTATGGGACGCGGTGAGAACAGTTTACTGTTATGGAGTAATAACAAACAAACGGATCCTGTCTGCTCCTTTGTTGGGCATACTGATGTAATATTAGACTTTGAATGGCGTCCAAATCGTGAAAACACATCCGAGATT gaACTAGTTACATGGTCACGTGATCGTAGTTTACGCGTGTGGAAGATTGACGATATGATGCTGAAACTCTGCGAACCCGATTTCGATAGCAACGAAGTGTGCGATACACCTGACTCTTTTGCCGACACTCCAACTAAATTCCAACCGATACACTCATCATCTTTGTATCAGCCGACTTTGAGTTTGACGCGTGCTGGTGCCGCGTCATTGCCTTCAGAAAGCTCTGACAGTCTAACAATACCGACGTTATCGCGCTCGCCTCCGCCGCCAATGCGTAAAGAGGAGACACACATAGCACGTTCACTTACGGATCAGCCGACATGCTCGCTGCATCATGAGTTCTCGCTACTAAACAGGAATATGCCACATGTAGAGGTTGACCTATTAGATGCGATTAAACGTTTTGCAGTCTTCAAGATCTCAGCTGGTGGACACGTGGTGGTGTTGCAG ACAGTTTTTCCGACTGAGTATCCGAGTCCGAATATTGGACCCGAATTCTCCTTTTGCGAAGGCACCACACTGCATGAACAACTGTCGGCCGTGCTGCTGAAGACACTCAGAACGAACGCTTTGCAACGCGTTAAAAAATCGCGCACCTGTGTCGAGCAATGCCTGCGCGCATTGGTGGGTGCCATGAAAAAG TCTGTGGGCGGTGTCACCGACAAATCACAACTACGCCTACAGTCGCCACGCTTGGAGGGCGCACTAAGTGGTGCGCTACACGACGCCTGCATACCATATCCACGCACATCGGGTGTGAACTTCAACACCACCGGCCTTTTGGTCACCTTCGCGCAAGCGCCAAACGTTAAACGCTTAACCCTGCGTCATCAGAACACAACACCGCGCACATTTTCCGCCATTAGCGGTGGCGTACTCTTGGGTAATGTCTTTAATACGCATCGCGATTCAAATGCCTCCTTTTATCTGCAAGATCGCATGAGTGCGAAACATACGAAAAATCGTTCGATGCAAAAGCAAACcaatgccacgcccatcgtGCATATTTACGAAGCCTGCAAGCTGCTGAACATCAGCTGTGAAATGGCCAAagaattctcactggacaagcGCAATTTGCGCGCCACATGCCGTCGCAATCGACAAGTGTGCGAAACATATGGTCGTTACGACTTGGTGCCGATATGGACGCTCGCCGAACTGATCGCCAAACCGAATATACCGAACGAAACCAAATACGAGACACTCTTCTACAAAGACCCCTTTAAGAAATTTCTACTCGAGGCATTGATTATGCATTTTGCCAGCGCCGGCGATTTGCAGACGGCTGTCATGTTGGCGTGTCTCTTTCACAAATGCTCCTCAACAGCCGGCGATTTAGGCGATTTAATGTTGACCACAACGCAATGCTACCAGCACACCAATAAACTACAACAGTTAAATAATACTTCGCCGTATCACACAGTGTTGCCTATCGACTATCAAGCCTCACATCCGAAATCCAACTCGGCACTCGCGGTCAATGTGCATTTGAAGCAATTGCGCAGCAATTCTTGGTCAGACTCTTTGGACTGGGTGGACTCGAAAAATTGCAACTCTGACTCGTATTCATGCTCGCTGATAAGACGCACCAAAATGCCGTTATTCGACCACTTCAAGAAGGTGTATGCGGATATACTGTTCGGTTGGCAACTGCTGACCAAACGCTCGCTG ATACTAAAGCATACAATGTTCTCACAAAGCCAACCACACGGTGTCGAGTTCGTTACCGAGTGCACCGGTTGCAATAAAATTAAGCGCACGCCCTCATGCACCAGCTGCAAGCGTCCGGTGCTCTTCTGCCAGCTCTGCAATTTGCCGGTGAAGGGCGCGGCTAATGCGTGCTTGGCTTGCGGTCATGGCGGCCATATGGTGCATATGATGCAGTGGTTCAAG AAACATAGCATTTGTGCCTCTGGTTGTGGTTGTAATTGTTTGAAGCAGACTGCAGCTCTGCTGGCGCTTATGAATTGA
- the LOC120768921 gene encoding histidine protein methyltransferase 1 homolog gives MFKFDFNVEADSNNPFCYENIANEKEVINTSSKTDKTEWYKSEKVAIGVDILDNLDVYKLNATILNIADVPIHHIVTGFLIEHITCNDSDNKDIAKAEQTHSDLIPGVYEGGAKIWECTGDLLQYLAKTIKPQNWHGRRVLDLGCGAGLLGIYAYICGALVHFQDYNKDVLTQITIPNVMLNVKTPSKSVDDGSAAAETEIEENFDIESLEENLQFYSGDWWEYVELTTKNDEDKTNKFDYILTSETIYNPQNQQKLLDTFYAKLNTNGVVLVAAKTYYFGVGGGLRQFEELITSDKRFQFKVVWSSVDGVKREILELSLK, from the exons atgtttaagtTCGACTTTAATGTTGAAGCAGATAGCAACAATCCGTTCTGTTATGAAAATATTGCGAACGAAAAGGAAGTAATAAACACGTCAag CAAGACTGATAAAACAGAATGGTATAAATCGGAAAAAGTTGCAATTGGTGTGGATATATTGGATAACCTAGATGTTTATAAGTTGAATGCCACCATTTTGAACATAGCTGATGTTCCAATTCACCATATCGTCACAGGATTTCTGATTGAACATATAACATGTAATGACAGTGATAATAAGGACATCGCTAAAGCCGAACAAACCCATTCTGATCTCATACCAGGTGTTTATGAAG GCGGTGCAAAAATTTGGGAGTGTACCGGTGACCTGCTTCAATATTTAGCTAAAACTATCAAACCGCAAAATTGGCATGGAAGACGTGTGTTAGATCTGGGCTGTGGCGCTGGTTTACTGGGTATTTACGCATATATATGTGGCGCGTTAGTGCACTTTCAGGATTAT AATAAAGATGTACTAACACAAATTACAATACCAAATGTTATGTTAAATGTGAAAACCCCGTCAAAATCTGTGGATGATGGGTCTGCTGCTGCAGAAACAGAAATAGAGGAGAATTTTGACATTGAATCACTGGAAGAAAATCTACAATTTTATTCCGGCGATTGGTGGGAGTACGTGGAACTGACGACAAAAAATGACGAAGACAAGACAAATAAGTTTGATTATATTCTTACTTCAGAGACTATATACAATCcgcaaaatcaacaaaaattattagatacattctatgcaaaattaaataccaaCGGCGTTGTGTTAGTAGCAGCAAAAACCTATTATTTCGGTGTTGGTGGTGGGCTACGGCAATTCGAAGAACTGATAACTTCTGATAagcgttttcaatttaaagtggTCTGGTCAAGTGTGGACGGAGTAAAACGAGAAATATTAGAATTAAGTTTAAAGTAA
- the LOC120768922 gene encoding uncharacterized protein LOC120768922 isoform X3 — protein MDTDAVGIGRSKRDAKHNAAAVIIKKLRLADASQLADDGAASIPPIDMVVQLRDYCVQQSMPLPTFEIVQQAGTPDAPEFTALCTIASIRRYGVSEKKKDARQKAAYEMLLAVVDDVNKLEQNMQIATLQNAQEDIESERYKKFKTYRELTESGTGDIRGVLICDRHNYFKKFYPELKETANKILRSSYDSVQDQAMDVLESLKITPKISQMPSIKAEPMLFIELNCEYDVVFAGPTSTVYEDIIAYFKVML, from the exons CGCAGCCGctgttattataaaaaaattgcgccTTGCTGATGCATCACAATTAGCGGATGATGGTGCGGCTAGCATACCACCTATTGATATGGTTGTGCAATTGCGCGATTATTGTGTGCAACAGAGTATGCCTTTGCCAACGTTCGAAATTGTACAGCAGGCTGGTACACCAGATGCACCCGAATTCACAGCTCTATGTACAATTGCTTCAATTCGTCGATATGGCGTATCGGAAAAGAAAAAGGACGCACGCCAAAAAGCAGCTTATGAAATGCTACTTGCCGTTGTTGAT GATGTGAATAAGCTTGAGCAAAATATGCAAATAGCTACACTTCAAAATGCCCAAGAAGACATTGAATCGGAgcgttacaaaaaatttaaaacttatcgTGAGCTCACCGAATCCGGTACTGGTGATATACGGGGTGTGCTAATTTGTGATCGACAtaactatttcaaaaaattctacCCTGAATTGAAGGAAACGGCGAATAAGATACTCAGATCTAGTTATGATTCGGTGCAGGATCAAGCAATGGATGTACTGGAATCATTGAAAATCACaccaaaaatttctcaaatgCCATCAATCAAAGCAGAACCCATGTTGTTTATCGAATTGAATTGCGAATATGATGTTGTATTTGCTGGACCGACGTCTACAGTATACGAAGATATAATTGCATATTTCAAAGTGATGCTTTAA
- the LOC120767322 gene encoding peptidyl-alpha-hydroxyglycine alpha-amidating lyase 1, whose protein sequence is MITTNFVRSTCSISLVFLAFCIADSATDENLSIQRYLSSDDTSLSTNKRIQQIMQGGSADISWPQPPKLKAEKIDVKEEIEKLNTTYVYQSAWPADELKLGAVSAVSFDKEGNVVIFHRVDRLWDGNTFNNRNVFQQRKKGPIRANTVLALERKSGHVVYGWGKDLFYMPHGLTIDHEDNAWVTDVALHQVFKFGPRGSNDKPLLTLGTAFIPGVGDSKFCKPTSVAVLENGDFFVADGYCNARILKYDKAGNKILSWGQNSFSGMSFEVAPKNYFAIPHALTLVPEQQLICAADRENGRVQCFYWTNGTFHSQYHSQIIGDRLFSMDYTPVEGGQLVVVNGPIGELGIRSLPYNEVRGYVINMRTKQVISKFGPNDMQFSNPHDVAVTKDGNEIYVAELNPMRVHKFLHKTVAKSMPLSAAKTTTLSKSNTLGRTGPEYHVDEVLVKSNVTNTNKPALSANAQEMEEISTQPTTKAHHPGGTAILVASLMLLFASLTFMLAFIIARRRKRGCLPFGVKNRRHAWDFPSKPEGFKLGGLLLDRGKRGGFEKLDQNASDEENEASTNMLTSAPFA, encoded by the exons ATGATCACTACAAATTTTGTGCGTTCTACCTGCAGCATTTCGCTGGTGTTTTTGGCATTTTGCATAGCCGACTCTGCCACCGATGAG AATCTCTCAATACAACGCTATTTGTCCTCAGATGACACAAGTTTAAGCACAAATAAGCGCATTCAACAGATTATGCAGGGCGGCTCAGCTGATATAAGTTGGCCACAACCACCTAAATTAAAAGCTGAGAAAATCGATGTGAAAGAAGAAATCGAGAAATTAAATACAA CTTATGTGTATCAAAGTGCTTGGCCAGCTGATGAGCTAAAATTGGGTGCAGTGAGTGCGGTGAGTTTCGACAAGGAAGGAAATGTGGTTATATTTCATCGTGTAGATCGTCTTTGGGATGGCAATACGTTCAACAACCGCAATGTCTTTCAACAACGGAAAAAAGGACCCATACGCGCTAATACCGTATTGGCATTAGAACGTAAAAGTGGTCACGTCGTGTATGGCTGGGGCAAGGACTT aTTCTATATGCCACATGGTTTGACCATCGATCATGAGGATAATGCTTGGGTAACCGATGTGGCGCTGCATCAAGTTTTCAAATTTGGTCCACGTGGCTCTAATGATAAACCGCTGCTGACTTTGGGTACTGCTTTTATACCCGGCGTAGGTGATTCGAAATTTTGCAAGCCCACTTCAGTTGCCGTACTCGAGAATGGCGATTTCTTCGTGGCAGATGGTTACTGCAATGCACgtattttgaaatatgataAAGCTGGCAATAAAATCCTTTCATGGGGACAAAACTCATTCTCTG GCATGTCCTTTGAGGTGGCGCCAAAGAACTACTTCGCCATTCCGCACGCGCTCACGCTTGTGCCCGAACAGCAATTAATTTGCGCAGCTGATCGCGAAAATGGTCGTGTACAGTGTTTCTACTGGACCAACGGTACATTCCATTCACAATATCATAGTCAAATTATAGGCGATCGCTTATTTAGCATGGATTATACGCCAGTGGAAG GCGGTCAACTTGTCGTTGTTAATGGACCGATCGGTGAATTGGGCATCAGGTCGCTACCTTACAACGAAGTACGCGGCTATGTGATCAATATGCGCACCAAACAGGTGATCTCAAAGTTTGGTCCTAATGATATGCAATTTTCAAACCCACATGATGTGGCCGTCACCAAGGATGGCAATGAAATTTATGTCGCCGAATTGAATCCGATGCGTGTACACAAATTTCTACATAAAACCGTGGCTAAATCGATGCCTCTGTCAGCTGCAAAAACAACTACGCTTAGCAAGAGCAACACATTGGGTCGCACCGGTCCCGAATATCATGTGGACGAAGTTTTGGTCAAATCTAACGTCACTAACACGAACAAGCCAGCACTAAGTGCAAACGCACAAGAAATGGAAGAGATCTCAAcgcagccaacaacaaaagcacaccATCCCGGTGGCACCGCCATACTGGTGGCTTCACTAATGTTGCTTTTTGCTTCGCTAACATTTATGCTGGCATTCATTATAGCTCGTCGACGCAAACGAG GTTGTTTGCCATTTGGCGTGAAGAATCGTCGTCATGCCTGGGATTTTCCCTCAAAGCCGGAAGGTTTCAAACTGGGCGGCCTCCTGTTGGATCGTGGCAAGCGTGGTGGCTTTGAGAAGCTCGATCAAAATGCCAGCGACGAAGAGAACGAAGCGTCTACAAATATGTTGACTAGTGCGCCATTTGCTTAA